One part of the Lachnospiraceae bacterium JLR.KK002 genome encodes these proteins:
- a CDS encoding response regulator transcription factor, translating to MPAKIVIVDDHSIVREGLKQLLELDGDVEVIGEASDGIECLSLLEKTVPQVLLLDINMPKMNGLEVLEKLKENNVNVKVVILTVHNEIEFLLKAVEIGIDGYLLKESDSSELKKAIFHVIEGETYIQPSMIPLLNSKMVERNVDKEKIALLTRREMEVLKLLSVGLYNKEIGEKLSISERTVKNHISSIFKKIEVTDRTQAAVFSIRNKLIDIF from the coding sequence ATGCCAGCAAAAATTGTGATTGTAGATGACCACTCTATTGTAAGAGAAGGATTGAAACAATTACTTGAATTGGATGGTGATGTGGAAGTAATTGGTGAAGCGAGTGATGGAATTGAATGTTTGAGTCTTCTGGAGAAGACAGTTCCTCAGGTATTGTTACTGGATATTAATATGCCAAAAATGAATGGATTGGAGGTTTTGGAAAAATTAAAAGAAAATAATGTCAATGTAAAAGTTGTAATATTGACAGTACATAATGAAATAGAATTTCTGTTAAAAGCAGTAGAAATAGGAATCGACGGTTATTTGTTGAAGGAGTCTGATTCCTCTGAATTAAAAAAGGCAATCTTTCATGTGATTGAAGGAGAAACCTATATACAGCCGAGTATGATACCTTTGCTGAATTCCAAAATGGTTGAACGAAATGTTGATAAAGAAAAAATTGCATTGTTGACCAGACGGGAGATGGAAGTGTTAAAATTATTATCGGTTGGTCTTTATAATAAAGAGATTGGTGAAAAATTAAGTATCAGTGAGCGCACTGTGAAAAATCACATTTCCAGTATTTTTAAAAAGATAGAAGTGACAGATAGAACACAGGCTGCAGTTTTTTCAATTAGAAATAAGTTGATAGATATTTTTTAG
- a CDS encoding AAA family ATPase translates to MSNCKVIALTNQKGGVGKTTTAVNLGVSLAQQGKKVLMIDADAQENLTMSLGYSRPDDLPNTLSTIMQDIIDDKSVDVSKSILHHDEGVDLLPSNIELSGLEVRLINAISRESVLKTCINEVKKNYDTVLIDCMPSLGMLTINALAAADSVVIPTQPHYLSAKGLELLLRSVSKVKRQINPHLRIDGILMTMVMPRTNISKEITATVKSAYGQRIKVFDTQIPHSIRAVEATAEGKSIFAYDKGGKVAASYEQFGKEVAEIGEKQKNRNRADRIR, encoded by the coding sequence ATGTCAAATTGCAAAGTAATCGCTCTGACGAACCAGAAAGGCGGTGTCGGAAAGACCACCACGGCGGTAAATTTGGGTGTTAGTCTGGCACAGCAGGGTAAAAAAGTCCTGATGATTGATGCCGATGCACAGGAAAATTTAACTATGTCGCTCGGTTACAGCCGACCAGACGATTTACCCAATACACTCTCAACCATTATGCAGGATATTATTGATGATAAATCCGTCGATGTTTCCAAAAGCATCCTGCACCATGACGAGGGCGTTGACCTGCTCCCGTCCAACATTGAACTGTCGGGACTGGAAGTAAGGCTCATCAATGCCATAAGCCGTGAAAGCGTGCTGAAAACCTGCATCAATGAAGTAAAAAAGAATTACGATACTGTCCTTATTGACTGTATGCCGAGTTTGGGTATGCTGACAATCAATGCTCTTGCGGCGGCTGACAGCGTGGTTATCCCGACACAGCCCCACTATCTTTCTGCCAAAGGCTTAGAGCTGTTGCTTCGCTCCGTTTCTAAGGTCAAACGGCAAATCAATCCCCATCTGCGGATTGACGGTATCTTAATGACGATGGTAATGCCACGCACAAATATTTCTAAGGAAATCACCGCTACGGTGAAAAGTGCATATGGGCAGAGAATCAAGGTGTTTGATACCCAGATACCCCATTCCATCCGTGCAGTAGAAGCCACCGCAGAGGGAAAAAGCATTTTTGCCTACGACAAAGGCGGCAAGGTAGCCGCATCTTATGAGCAATTCGGAAAGGAGGTGGCAGAGATTGGCGAGAAACAAAAGAACAGAAATCGAGCTGACCGCATACGATGA
- a CDS encoding ParB/RepB/Spo0J family partition protein, whose amino-acid sequence MAAAKKSGLGKGLDSLITNKVGTAATTETVRTPEPDKDVTFVKIAKVEPNREQPRKSFDEDSLLELSESLKQYGILQPLLVQDKKDYFEIIAGERRWRAAKIAGLKEVPVIIKNLTEQEMVEISLIENIQRENLNPIEEALAYKKLLNEFHLKQDEVAERVSKSRTAVTNSMRLLKLDERVQQMVIDDLISTGHARALLAIPDNEDQYNLAQQIFDEKLSVRETEKLVKKFQKQKTELPRKQEDDNMSVFYEDMEQKLKAIMGTKVAIHYKNKDKGKIEIEYYSNNELERILELFQSIHQIDT is encoded by the coding sequence ATGGCGGCAGCAAAAAAGAGTGGATTGGGAAAAGGTCTGGACAGTCTTATTACAAACAAAGTCGGAACCGCAGCAACGACAGAAACAGTCAGAACTCCGGAACCGGATAAAGATGTAACATTTGTAAAGATAGCAAAAGTAGAGCCAAACCGGGAACAACCCAGAAAAAGTTTTGATGAAGACTCCCTGTTGGAACTTTCAGAGTCATTAAAACAGTATGGAATTTTACAGCCATTGCTGGTGCAGGATAAAAAAGATTATTTTGAAATTATTGCGGGAGAGAGAAGATGGAGAGCTGCAAAAATTGCAGGTTTGAAAGAGGTTCCGGTTATTATTAAAAATCTGACGGAACAGGAAATGGTGGAGATTTCTCTGATTGAAAATATTCAGAGAGAAAACCTGAATCCCATTGAAGAAGCTCTCGCCTATAAGAAATTATTAAATGAGTTTCATTTGAAACAGGACGAAGTAGCAGAACGGGTATCCAAATCCAGAACAGCAGTTACAAATTCCATGCGGCTGCTGAAGCTGGACGAGCGGGTACAGCAAATGGTAATTGATGATTTGATTTCGACGGGACATGCCAGAGCTCTTCTTGCAATTCCGGATAATGAGGATCAGTATAATCTTGCACAACAGATTTTTGATGAAAAATTAAGCGTGCGGGAAACAGAGAAACTTGTGAAAAAGTTTCAGAAACAGAAAACAGAACTTCCCAGAAAGCAGGAAGATGATAATATGTCTGTGTTCTATGAAGATATGGAGCAGAAGCTGAAAGCTATTATGGGAACAAAAGTGGCTATTCATTATAAGAATAAAGATAAGGGAAAGATAGAAATTGAATACTATTCCAACAACGAGCTGGAAAGAATACTGGAATTATTCCAGTCAATTCATCAGATAGATACATAA
- a CDS encoding ParB/RepB/Spo0J family partition protein, giving the protein MARNKRTEIELTAYDDLFETDESRAEANLSKIREIPISEIDEFPDHPFKVLMNEDMEQLVESVSRSGVMTPATVRQKEDGRYELISGHRRKKACELAGLETLKCEVKELAHDEAIIAMVESNLQHSVILPSEKAFAYKMRLEAMKRQGERSDLTSSPLGTKLRSDAELAEKVGESRNQIQRYIRLTELVPEILQMVDERQIAFRPAVEISYLSEEQQYTLLEAMGYNDATPSLAQAIKMKKFMQEGKLTDEVIQSIMQEDKPNQKEKPAFKDERITKLIPKSIPKGQETDFVVKALEFYNRYLQRNKAHER; this is encoded by the coding sequence TTGGCGAGAAACAAAAGAACAGAAATCGAGCTGACCGCATACGATGACCTCTTTGAAACGGACGAGAGCCGAGCAGAAGCGAATCTAAGCAAGATAAGGGAGATACCCATTTCCGAAATTGATGAGTTCCCAGACCACCCATTCAAGGTTTTGATGAATGAGGATATGGAACAGCTTGTGGAAAGTGTCAGTCGGAGCGGCGTAATGACCCCTGCGACAGTTCGGCAAAAAGAGGACGGACGGTACGAGCTTATCAGCGGTCACAGGCGGAAAAAGGCTTGTGAACTTGCAGGGCTTGAAACGCTAAAATGTGAGGTTAAGGAGCTGGCCCATGATGAAGCGATTATTGCCATGGTTGAAAGTAATCTCCAACACTCTGTTATCTTGCCAAGTGAGAAAGCCTTTGCGTATAAGATGCGGTTAGAAGCCATGAAGCGGCAGGGAGAAAGGAGTGATTTGACTTCGTCCCCATTGGGGACAAAGTTACGAAGCGATGCCGAGCTTGCTGAAAAGGTTGGAGAAAGCCGTAATCAAATTCAGAGGTATATTCGTTTGACCGAGCTTGTACCCGAAATTCTGCAAATGGTAGATGAACGCCAGATTGCTTTCCGTCCTGCGGTGGAAATCTCCTATCTTTCCGAGGAACAGCAGTACACCCTGCTTGAAGCGATGGGCTACAACGATGCCACTCCCTCACTTGCACAGGCTATCAAGATGAAAAAGTTTATGCAGGAGGGAAAACTCACGGACGAGGTTATCCAGTCCATCATGCAGGAGGATAAGCCAAACCAGAAAGAGAAGCCTGCCTTTAAGGACGAGCGGATAACCAAGCTCATACCGAAATCCATCCCCAAAGGGCAGGAAACGGATTTTGTCGTAAAGGCGTTGGAGTTTTA
- a CDS encoding ATP-binding protein produces MIVAYLEKMHHQMYEEKLNLEREYHKKDILIKDNMKFIQALENTLDENFESFSPREVDQENHLKIEALLEEQQRLKAEANELKEKTEDLNVSLAELEMVLKAARENKNSYSEEAEQQEKYKVYKQKILEIQETEQQHIAKDLHDTVLQNLTNTIHKIEICSRIMDVDTVRCRLEFQAILKSVRDIIQNVRGVIHELHPVYMDEIGLDAAMEKEISRLRKSEILNVSYETLGESIEFSPIVSLGILRIVSEACNNILKHANAKHVFIQVKYLEEKIVVEVEDDGVGFIINDIQNLEMSDGSEFGIFMMRERAYLLSGKLEIISEPGKGTKVVAELPIR; encoded by the coding sequence ATGATAGTAGCATATTTGGAAAAAATGCATCATCAGATGTATGAGGAAAAATTAAATTTAGAAAGAGAGTACCATAAAAAAGATATTCTTATTAAAGATAATATGAAATTCATTCAGGCTTTGGAAAATACACTGGATGAAAATTTTGAATCTTTTTCACCAAGAGAAGTGGATCAGGAAAATCATTTAAAGATAGAGGCTTTACTGGAAGAACAGCAGAGATTAAAAGCAGAAGCAAATGAACTGAAAGAAAAAACAGAAGATTTGAATGTTTCTCTGGCAGAGCTGGAAATGGTATTGAAGGCTGCACGTGAGAATAAAAATTCTTATTCTGAGGAAGCAGAGCAGCAGGAAAAATATAAAGTTTATAAGCAGAAAATTTTAGAAATTCAGGAAACAGAACAACAGCATATTGCAAAAGATCTTCATGATACAGTACTTCAGAATCTTACAAATACGATTCATAAAATAGAAATCTGTTCCAGAATTATGGATGTAGATACAGTCCGTTGTCGTTTGGAATTTCAGGCAATTTTAAAAAGTGTGCGAGATATTATTCAGAATGTGAGGGGCGTAATTCATGAATTACATCCTGTATATATGGATGAAATTGGACTGGATGCTGCTATGGAAAAAGAAATCTCCAGACTTCGTAAAAGTGAAATTTTGAATGTTTCATATGAAACATTAGGTGAATCCATAGAGTTTTCTCCAATTGTGTCCCTGGGTATTTTGCGAATCGTGAGTGAAGCATGTAATAATATTTTAAAACATGCAAACGCAAAGCACGTATTCATACAGGTGAAATATCTGGAAGAAAAAATTGTGGTTGAGGTTGAGGACGATGGAGTTGGATTCATTATAAATGATATTCAAAATTTAGAAATGAGTGATGGTTCAGAATTTGGTATTTTCATGATGAGAGAGCGTGCATATCTCCTGTCGGGAAAATTGGAAATCATCTCTGAACCAGGAAAGGGGACAAAGGTTGTTGCCGAATTACCAATTAGATAA
- the rsmG gene encoding 16S rRNA (guanine(527)-N(7))-methyltransferase RsmG, with product MTYQLEKFKLGLEELKIPYSDKKINQFLIFYEMLTEKNKVMNLTAITEFEDVVEKHFLDSLSLIKCVDLNGIMKVLDLGTGAGFPGIPLKIMFPELDMVLMDSLNKRVLFLQEVISELNLSGVTAIHGRAEEMAVKKEYREQFDLCVSRAVANLSALSEYCIPFVKPGGTFISYKSGEIEGEVRQAGKAVAVLGGKIVNIEKFVLPETDVSRSFVQIEKIKRTPKSYPRKAGTPSRAPIQ from the coding sequence ATGACATATCAACTGGAAAAGTTTAAACTGGGTCTGGAAGAATTGAAAATTCCGTATTCAGATAAAAAAATAAATCAGTTTTTAATTTTTTATGAAATGCTGACAGAGAAAAACAAAGTGATGAATCTTACGGCCATTACAGAATTTGAGGATGTGGTGGAAAAACATTTTCTGGACTCATTGAGCCTTATAAAATGTGTGGATTTGAACGGAATCATGAAGGTACTGGATTTGGGAACAGGAGCAGGATTTCCCGGAATTCCTCTTAAAATTATGTTTCCGGAATTGGATATGGTACTGATGGATTCATTAAATAAGCGTGTACTCTTTTTACAGGAGGTAATATCAGAATTAAATTTATCTGGTGTTACTGCAATTCATGGGAGAGCAGAGGAAATGGCTGTGAAAAAGGAATACAGGGAACAGTTTGATTTGTGTGTTTCCAGAGCAGTAGCAAATCTTTCAGCTTTAAGTGAGTACTGTATACCTTTTGTGAAACCTGGAGGAACATTTATCTCCTATAAATCCGGAGAGATAGAAGGAGAAGTCAGACAGGCCGGAAAAGCCGTTGCTGTTCTGGGCGGAAAAATCGTAAATATAGAGAAATTTGTATTGCCGGAGACGGATGTTTCCAGATCTTTTGTTCAGATTGAAAAGATAAAACGGACGCCGAAATCCTATCCGAGAAAAGCGGGAACTCCTTCCAGAGCTCCCATTCAGTAA
- a CDS encoding AAA family ATPase — translation MGRVIAIANQKGGVGKTTTAINLSSCLVEEGKKVLTIDMDPQGNTTSGFGVEKAELSNTVYELMLGECTIRESMVKTEIDKLFLIPSNVNLAGAEIELLGINDKEYILKNEVDYIKDDYDFIIIDCPPSLNMLTINAMTTADTILVPIQCEYYALEGLSQLIHTINLVQERLNPNLQMEGVVFTMYDARTNLSLQVVENVKNNLNTTIYKTIIPRNIRLAEAPSHGLPINLYDAKSAGAESYRLLAKEVIEREEI, via the coding sequence ATGGGAAGAGTTATCGCAATAGCCAACCAGAAAGGCGGGGTAGGAAAAACTACTACAGCAATCAACTTATCATCCTGTCTTGTGGAAGAAGGTAAGAAAGTATTGACCATTGATATGGACCCCCAGGGAAATACAACCAGTGGCTTTGGCGTAGAAAAAGCAGAATTAAGTAATACAGTATATGAACTTATGCTGGGAGAGTGTACCATTCGTGAAAGTATGGTAAAGACAGAGATTGATAAACTTTTTCTAATCCCGTCCAATGTAAATCTTGCGGGAGCAGAAATTGAATTGCTGGGTATCAATGATAAGGAGTATATTTTAAAAAATGAAGTGGATTATATAAAAGATGATTATGATTTTATTATTATTGATTGTCCTCCTTCTCTGAATATGCTTACTATCAATGCCATGACTACCGCAGACACAATCCTGGTTCCAATTCAGTGTGAATATTATGCATTGGAAGGACTGAGCCAGTTAATTCATACGATTAATCTGGTACAGGAAAGATTAAATCCAAACCTTCAGATGGAAGGGGTAGTATTTACCATGTACGATGCCAGGACAAACCTGTCGTTGCAGGTTGTGGAAAATGTAAAAAATAATTTGAATACTACCATTTATAAGACTATTATTCCAAGAAATATTCGATTAGCAGAAGCACCCAGTCACGGTCTGCCGATTAACTTGTATGACGCCAAATCTGCCGGTGCGGAAAGCTATCGTCTCTTAGCAAAAGAAGTAATAGAAAGAGAGGAAATATAA
- a CDS encoding alpha/beta fold hydrolase produces the protein MKKQIRNLLLLSSITGISMYGINKAISISSTANNLLKTDKGNFFNWRYGNIFYTKQGKGSPLLLIHDLNPASSSCEWDKISKHLAKHHTVYCVDLLGCGRSDKPNMTYSNYLFVQLITDFIKNVIGSKPDIIATGDSVSFVLMACNMEPEHFKRIIIINPANLVGLSKTPNKRKNALKFLIELPVFGTMIYNLAFSKKNIDKTFYHDYYYKSHLVPSRLTDTYYESAHTANSYGKYLLSSIKSDYTNINIVHALKKINNSIFLIGSRGNEHSEPVIDSYVSYNPSIEVSYISESKYLPQLEVPEKLMEILNLYLNPVK, from the coding sequence ATGAAAAAACAGATTCGTAATCTTTTACTTTTGAGTTCCATAACAGGTATCAGCATGTATGGTATCAATAAGGCAATCAGTATTTCATCCACAGCCAACAACTTACTGAAGACAGATAAAGGGAATTTTTTTAACTGGAGATATGGAAACATTTTTTATACCAAACAGGGAAAAGGAAGTCCTTTACTTCTGATTCATGACCTGAATCCTGCATCCTCTTCCTGCGAATGGGATAAAATTTCAAAACATCTGGCAAAACATCATACGGTCTACTGTGTGGATTTACTGGGATGCGGCAGAAGCGACAAACCGAACATGACATACAGTAACTATCTTTTTGTCCAGTTAATCACCGATTTTATTAAAAATGTAATTGGCTCCAAACCGGACATTATCGCAACGGGAGATTCTGTTTCTTTCGTTCTCATGGCCTGCAATATGGAACCGGAACACTTTAAGCGAATAATTATTATCAATCCCGCAAACCTGGTGGGACTGAGCAAAACACCCAATAAAAGAAAAAATGCTTTGAAATTCTTAATCGAACTTCCTGTTTTTGGTACCATGATTTACAACCTTGCATTTTCAAAGAAAAATATTGACAAAACATTTTATCATGACTATTATTACAAAAGCCATCTGGTTCCCAGCCGCCTGACAGATACTTATTATGAAAGCGCACATACCGCAAACAGCTATGGAAAATATCTGCTGTCCAGTATTAAATCAGACTATACCAATATCAATATTGTCCACGCTCTGAAAAAAATAAACAACAGTATTTTCCTGATTGGAAGCAGAGGAAACGAACACAGCGAACCTGTCATAGATTCCTATGTGTCCTACAATCCTTCCATTGAAGTTTCTTATATATCGGAATCAAAATATCTGCCTCAGCTGGAAGTTCCGGAAAAGCTGATGGAAATTTTAAATTTGTATCTGAATCCTGTGAAATAA
- a CDS encoding DUF3881 family protein — protein MHSYLRSIGFRNLKNKNELDLLIKDIIDHPDCKVITEDEEGNVFAELKREFGEFTGIAVRGYYTGEVFHAEYYYPYFVGSGISTEERVEIEKRSDREAYAGVCDEMRIGVTLIFYLQNAVEYLQECRTKNGRKMPVNTTISALSTGGKIILPVYKNENQIKSGEKYTNNRNHLMAAAREGDEEAMESLTLEDIDTYSMISRRVMTEDILSIVDTYFMPYGIESDQYSIMGEILDFYTAENKETKEKSYVLTLNSNHLIFDVCVNQEDLLGEPAVGRRFKGTIWMQGKIHYQM, from the coding sequence TTGCATAGTTATTTGAGAAGTATCGGATTCAGAAATTTAAAAAATAAAAATGAACTTGATTTATTGATTAAGGATATTATAGATCATCCGGATTGTAAAGTAATAACAGAGGATGAAGAAGGAAATGTGTTTGCAGAATTAAAAAGGGAATTTGGAGAATTTACAGGAATTGCAGTTCGGGGATATTATACAGGGGAAGTATTTCATGCAGAATATTATTATCCTTATTTTGTAGGAAGCGGAATCAGTACGGAAGAAAGAGTGGAAATTGAGAAACGTTCTGACCGTGAGGCTTATGCAGGCGTCTGTGATGAAATGAGAATCGGTGTAACTTTGATTTTTTATCTGCAGAATGCAGTGGAATATCTTCAGGAATGCAGGACGAAAAATGGAAGAAAAATGCCTGTAAACACTACCATTTCGGCTTTGTCTACGGGTGGAAAAATCATCCTGCCTGTTTATAAGAATGAAAATCAGATTAAAAGCGGTGAAAAATATACCAATAACCGGAATCATCTGATGGCAGCCGCAAGGGAAGGGGACGAAGAAGCAATGGAGAGCCTGACCCTGGAAGATATTGATACTTATTCCATGATTTCAAGGCGGGTTATGACGGAAGATATTCTCTCCATTGTGGATACTTATTTTATGCCTTATGGAATTGAGAGCGACCAGTACAGTATTATGGGAGAAATCCTTGATTTCTATACAGCGGAAAATAAAGAGACAAAGGAAAAATCTTATGTCCTCACCCTGAACAGTAATCATCTGATATTTGACGTCTGCGTCAATCAGGAAGATTTACTGGGTGAACCTGCAGTAGGCCGAAGATTTAAAGGCACCATCTGGATGCAGGGAAAGATTCATTATCAGATGTAA
- a CDS encoding HD domain-containing protein codes for MREYQVSELTGNEVLAKSVCLENGKVLLETGTVLKAGYKESLAALNIRTVFIKDPFEKYEKANFYFDKNMFLKFENDLREILSHHIYRKGNSLRKLERLGKDIVTVFEKTKEKRALDVWNRTPDLYEHTMFITIMVMILGKEYGFSRKRMEDAVMGCLLHDLGYQYLNVDYKNCSEQFMNQEEIYEMKKHTVLGYTALQGEEWIPEISKIMVLSHHERLDGSGYPLKQKSSQKECRMIQICDAFDCAVSGIESSRTSVYQAFEIISDHEKFENRMEKILKKKIGIYPAGTFVRTENGKNAVVISQTENSQAPVVLYTGELEQSKIVTENLNRREAPKIITIKNNSFYE; via the coding sequence ATGAGAGAATATCAGGTATCGGAATTAACAGGAAATGAAGTATTGGCAAAGAGTGTATGTCTGGAAAATGGAAAAGTACTGCTTGAAACAGGAACAGTTTTGAAAGCAGGTTACAAAGAATCTTTGGCTGCACTGAATATCCGGACAGTATTTATAAAAGATCCCTTTGAAAAATACGAGAAAGCAAATTTTTATTTTGATAAAAATATGTTCCTGAAGTTTGAAAACGACCTGAGAGAAATATTGTCTCATCATATTTACCGGAAGGGCAACAGTTTAAGAAAGCTGGAACGCCTTGGCAAAGACATAGTTACTGTGTTTGAAAAGACAAAAGAAAAGCGCGCTTTGGATGTGTGGAATCGTACGCCTGATTTATATGAACATACCATGTTTATTACCATTATGGTTATGATACTGGGAAAAGAATATGGTTTTTCCAGAAAAAGAATGGAAGATGCAGTTATGGGCTGCCTTCTTCATGACCTTGGATATCAGTATCTTAATGTGGATTATAAAAACTGTTCCGAACAGTTTATGAATCAGGAAGAAATTTATGAAATGAAAAAGCATACTGTCCTGGGATACACAGCTTTGCAGGGAGAAGAATGGATACCTGAGATTTCAAAAATCATGGTACTTTCTCATCATGAAAGACTGGATGGAAGCGGCTATCCTCTGAAGCAGAAAAGCAGTCAGAAAGAGTGTCGGATGATACAGATTTGCGATGCTTTTGACTGTGCAGTATCCGGAATAGAGAGCAGCAGGACATCTGTTTATCAGGCCTTCGAAATTATTTCGGATCATGAAAAATTTGAAAACCGCATGGAAAAGATACTGAAAAAGAAAATTGGCATTTATCCTGCCGGTACTTTTGTCAGAACTGAAAACGGGAAAAATGCTGTAGTAATTTCTCAGACAGAAAATTCTCAGGCGCCTGTGGTCTTATATACAGGTGAACTGGAGCAGAGTAAAATCGTAACAGAAAATCTAAACCGGAGAGAAGCACCTAAAATTATAACCATCAAAAATAATTCTTTCTATGAGTGA
- a CDS encoding DUF4446 family protein: protein MHSDLLGLSFTADDFLLTFAIMSGVMLILFILLIVNIVKTGRLRKKYEAFMMGKNAESLEDTLVKRIQQVDELLTYEAENRENIQKIFDSLKFTFQKVGMVKYDAFHEMGGKLSFSLALLDQKNDGFIINAMHSREGCYTYIKEIVNGNSIIVLADEEKEALDIAMGLKKLTAPVED, encoded by the coding sequence ATGCATTCAGATTTATTGGGATTATCCTTTACAGCAGATGACTTTTTGCTGACATTCGCAATAATGTCCGGGGTCATGTTAATCCTGTTTATATTATTGATTGTCAATATTGTTAAAACAGGAAGACTGAGAAAAAAATACGAAGCATTTATGATGGGAAAAAATGCGGAATCATTGGAAGATACTCTGGTGAAACGAATTCAGCAAGTGGACGAGCTTTTAACTTACGAGGCAGAAAACAGAGAGAACATTCAGAAGATTTTCGACAGCCTGAAATTTACGTTCCAGAAGGTTGGGATGGTAAAATATGATGCTTTTCATGAGATGGGCGGAAAATTAAGTTTTTCCCTGGCGTTGCTTGATCAGAAAAATGATGGATTTATCATCAATGCAATGCACAGCAGGGAAGGATGTTATACTTATATCAAAGAAATCGTTAATGGTAATTCCATTATTGTACTTGCGGACGAAGAAAAAGAGGCACTGGATATTGCAATGGGGTTAAAGAAATTAACTGCACCGGTAGAAGATTAG